A genomic window from Planococcus rifietoensis includes:
- a CDS encoding STAS domain-containing protein — MTQQTKVNVGGLDFEWDLSQGRFLFEGQNSVLFWTSTAMKMFFDSIEEISGEEAAAVVLESTGFRQGQVVGDYFHGMGGVSVMKASDLITNTYASAGWGVAAIHNLDVEAGTLEVTLKNSWEYQINLAQGKKTGGSFLPAHYAGIFSSLLDRSIWYEVVHSQIEGHDECLIRYFPSDETIDKNIHALARRKESEKIRELEQLVDEKTADLHDMIREISSPLIPVLEDIVVVPLLGRYDEARAEELLTKTLENLPKYKARYLLLDLTGLNESFNQHAAMLIEKLGSAANLIGTKTVLAGISPHTSMTITEAGVDLSGYECFRTLQHSIHFALAQNGKTII; from the coding sequence ATGACTCAACAAACAAAGGTGAACGTGGGCGGCCTGGATTTTGAATGGGACCTCTCGCAAGGGCGCTTCCTGTTCGAAGGCCAAAATTCTGTACTGTTTTGGACTTCCACTGCAATGAAAATGTTCTTTGATTCCATCGAGGAAATTTCTGGAGAAGAAGCGGCAGCTGTCGTTTTGGAGTCGACAGGGTTTCGCCAAGGCCAGGTAGTCGGGGATTATTTCCACGGGATGGGCGGGGTTTCGGTGATGAAAGCATCCGACCTCATTACCAATACATACGCATCGGCCGGTTGGGGAGTGGCTGCTATCCATAACCTGGATGTGGAAGCAGGCACCTTGGAAGTGACGCTGAAAAATAGCTGGGAATACCAGATTAATCTGGCACAGGGAAAAAAGACCGGCGGCAGTTTTTTGCCGGCCCATTATGCAGGGATCTTCAGCTCGCTTCTGGACCGCAGCATATGGTATGAAGTAGTCCACTCGCAGATCGAAGGGCATGACGAATGCCTGATTCGCTATTTCCCGTCAGACGAGACGATTGACAAGAACATCCATGCGCTGGCACGCCGCAAAGAATCGGAGAAAATCCGTGAACTCGAACAGCTGGTGGATGAAAAGACAGCGGATCTCCATGACATGATCCGGGAAATTTCTTCGCCGCTTATTCCAGTGCTCGAAGATATTGTAGTCGTTCCGCTTCTCGGACGCTATGATGAAGCGCGTGCCGAAGAGTTATTGACCAAAACGCTTGAGAATTTGCCGAAATACAAAGCGCGTTACTTGCTCCTCGATTTGACCGGGCTGAATGAAAGCTTCAACCAGCATGCGGCGATGCTAATCGAAAAATTAGGGTCTGCCGCGAATTTGATCGGCACGAAAACGGTGCTGGCCGGCATTTCGCCGCACACCAGCATGACGATTACAGAAGCGGGCGTAGACCTCTCTGGCTATGAATGC
- a CDS encoding pyridoxamine 5'-phosphate oxidase family protein translates to MAQEELKQQALKILEDSMIGTLATIKDDKPHSRYMTFFNDEFTLYTATSKQTQKVDELEKNPNAHILLGYEGEGVGDSFLEIEGQMSLRDDREMIDKVWNEHLTGWFDGPEDPNLIILAITPTRVRLMNRKGKDPQTIEL, encoded by the coding sequence ATGGCACAAGAAGAACTGAAACAGCAAGCATTGAAAATCTTGGAAGACAGCATGATCGGGACTTTGGCAACGATCAAAGACGATAAACCGCATTCACGTTATATGACGTTTTTCAATGACGAGTTTACTTTATATACGGCTACAAGCAAGCAAACGCAGAAAGTCGACGAACTCGAGAAAAACCCGAATGCCCACATCCTGCTCGGCTACGAAGGAGAAGGCGTCGGCGATAGCTTCCTTGAAATTGAAGGGCAAATGTCGCTGCGCGATGACCGCGAAATGATCGACAAAGTATGGAATGAGCACTTGACCGGCTGGTTTGACGGCCCTGAAGACCCGAACTTGATCATCTTGGCAATAACGCCGACGCGTGTTCGTTTGATGAACCGCAAAGGCAAAGATCCCCAAACAATCGAATTATAA
- a CDS encoding RrF2 family transcriptional regulator, which produces MRLTMYTDYSLRVLIYLGTKEDGKLTTIQEISDAYHISKNHLMKVTFELGKAGFIETVRGRGGGIRLADRPENINVGKVVRKMEEDFHLVECFNPETNMCPISPICGLRGVLGKALHAYLSVLDEYNLQDLLFNKEGLRDLLRT; this is translated from the coding sequence ATGAGATTGACGATGTATACGGATTATTCATTGCGCGTACTCATCTATTTGGGAACAAAAGAAGACGGCAAACTGACAACCATACAGGAAATTTCCGATGCTTATCATATATCCAAAAATCATTTGATGAAAGTGACGTTCGAACTTGGCAAAGCAGGATTCATTGAAACGGTCAGGGGCAGGGGAGGCGGAATTCGATTGGCGGACCGTCCAGAGAACATTAATGTCGGCAAGGTTGTCCGTAAGATGGAAGAAGATTTCCACTTGGTGGAATGTTTTAACCCGGAGACCAATATGTGCCCGATTTCCCCGATCTGCGGGCTGCGCGGCGTCCTCGGCAAGGCGCTGCACGCATATCTGTCGGTATTGGATGAATACAATTTGCAAGATCTTCTATTCAATAAAGAAGGATTACGTGATTTATTGCGCACGTAA
- the hmpA gene encoding NO-inducible flavohemoprotein, protein MLSEQTRTIVKSTAPVLAEHGKTITTVFYSNMFEAHPELLNIFNQANQKQGRQQTALANTVYAAAVHIDNLEAILPAVVQIANKHVSLGVKAEHYPIVGEYLLKAIKEVLGDAATDDVINAWAEAYGVIADVFISIENGMYEKSETQENGWSFFKDFTIARKVKESENITSFYLKPADGKNVPSYEAGQYITVRLAIPGEEFLFNRQYSLSQASRPDEFRISVKREADNDPNGMVSVYLHEHMNEGDRIEVSAPAGEFVLDTKRDTPVAFVSGGVGITPMMSMFETVATQTPERPVSFLHAARNETLHAFDKDVQKYAAAMDNAKYKTLYSDEPQGYITRDILEDMVDASGEVYVCGPVPFMEKMISELRALGMSDEQIHYEFFGPAVALQSV, encoded by the coding sequence ATGTTATCCGAACAAACAAGAACCATCGTCAAATCCACTGCCCCTGTATTAGCTGAACACGGAAAAACCATCACCACCGTTTTTTACAGCAATATGTTTGAAGCGCATCCGGAACTCTTAAATATTTTTAACCAAGCCAACCAAAAACAAGGCCGCCAGCAAACGGCCCTTGCCAATACGGTATATGCCGCTGCTGTGCACATCGATAATCTCGAAGCAATCCTTCCAGCAGTCGTGCAGATCGCCAATAAACACGTCAGTCTTGGCGTTAAAGCTGAACATTACCCAATCGTCGGGGAATATTTGCTGAAAGCGATCAAAGAAGTGCTTGGCGACGCCGCGACAGATGACGTCATCAACGCTTGGGCAGAAGCATACGGCGTAATTGCCGATGTTTTCATCAGCATCGAAAACGGCATGTACGAAAAATCCGAAACCCAGGAAAACGGCTGGAGCTTCTTCAAAGACTTCACCATTGCACGCAAAGTGAAAGAAAGTGAAAACATCACTTCCTTCTATTTAAAACCAGCTGATGGCAAGAATGTGCCGAGCTACGAAGCGGGTCAATACATCACGGTCCGCCTCGCAATCCCTGGAGAAGAGTTCCTTTTCAACCGTCAATACAGCTTGTCCCAAGCATCACGTCCGGATGAGTTCCGCATTTCCGTCAAACGTGAAGCTGACAATGACCCGAACGGCATGGTGTCTGTTTATTTGCATGAACACATGAACGAAGGCGACCGCATCGAAGTCAGCGCACCTGCCGGCGAATTCGTGCTCGACACAAAACGTGATACGCCTGTCGCTTTCGTCAGCGGCGGCGTGGGCATCACCCCGATGATGAGCATGTTCGAAACAGTAGCCACACAAACACCGGAACGCCCGGTTTCCTTCCTTCACGCAGCGCGTAACGAAACTTTGCATGCCTTCGACAAAGACGTCCAAAAATACGCCGCGGCGATGGACAATGCCAAATACAAAACTTTGTATTCCGATGAACCGCAAGGCTATATCACGCGCGACATCTTAGAAGACATGGTCGATGCAAGCGGCGAAGTTTATGTTTGCGGGCCAGTTCCTTTCATGGAGAAAATGATCAGCGAATTGCGCGCACTCGGCATGTCCGATGAGCAAATCCATTATGAATTCTTCGGCCCTGCCGTCGCCCTGCAGTCCGTCTAA
- a CDS encoding IucA/IucC family C-terminal-domain containing protein, whose amino-acid sequence MHLPMAAKQALQMQSVIVDRSPAHPFSSNPEVLIEELKDWCGTQNNGVAVSYFFRQIALFVTAQFSLIHQHGGYFETPPEKLRFGRMQNYGLPLMSFHVESADFVEIAAGQRSEAFHYVLIGQTSALLEQLRRHAKISPITCWENVLGSLVWYYATLQQQHPRIAAEDIDWLMDDQNWEPLRKSQWRNFIGTTQLERAVSGPMRKTCCLYKELPVFGTCTFCPQPN is encoded by the coding sequence ATGCACTTGCCTATGGCTGCCAAACAAGCACTTCAAATGCAATCCGTCATCGTCGACCGTAGTCCTGCCCATCCCTTTTCTTCCAATCCCGAAGTATTGATTGAAGAGTTAAAGGATTGGTGCGGGACGCAAAACAACGGAGTCGCGGTTTCTTATTTTTTTCGCCAAATTGCCTTGTTCGTGACAGCCCAATTCAGCTTAATCCACCAACACGGCGGCTATTTCGAGACGCCGCCAGAAAAACTGCGCTTTGGCCGGATGCAGAATTACGGCTTGCCGCTCATGTCATTTCACGTCGAGTCAGCTGACTTCGTTGAAATAGCTGCTGGACAAAGAAGCGAGGCTTTCCATTATGTATTGATCGGGCAAACAAGCGCACTGCTTGAGCAATTGCGCCGCCATGCAAAAATCTCACCGATCACGTGCTGGGAAAATGTGCTCGGTTCACTTGTTTGGTATTACGCTACCCTTCAACAGCAACACCCGCGAATCGCCGCTGAAGATATCGATTGGTTGATGGATGACCAGAATTGGGAACCGCTGCGCAAATCCCAGTGGCGAAATTTCATCGGCACCACGCAGCTTGAACGGGCAGTTTCCGGGCCGATGCGGAAAACCTGCTGCTTGTATAAAGAATTGCCAGTATTCGGCACCTGCACGTTCTGTCCTCAGCCCAATTAA
- a CDS encoding VLRF1 family aeRF1-type release factor → MTLYDEIQELKQFECEDRCVLSVYLNTNPADREAQNGAWKIQLKNGLKRLDEYLTASKDEKELKAYKELRKKVEKEITDNQGDLQKGVVIFASTQNDLFWVKHLQISVKTDFQWENKPALDQLRYIYKAYPYAGVVLPSFKGIRVLDTSVGIVNEEVYYEFDAGLEVWTEQKGVRSSGRIQGRSGAGSTGGGAAGGNSPVIGGSGGGSPTDELDHRLKENLDRFYKDMGSKIEKLKKERRWEEIHVIGEAEHAQSFSKVLHKKPNSCIHKNLINNSADKILHEVFEK, encoded by the coding sequence ATGACATTATACGACGAAATCCAAGAACTGAAACAATTCGAATGTGAGGACCGCTGTGTGCTGAGTGTCTATCTCAATACGAATCCAGCAGACCGTGAAGCGCAGAACGGGGCCTGGAAAATCCAGCTGAAGAATGGGCTGAAGCGCCTCGACGAATACTTAACCGCCTCAAAAGATGAAAAAGAGTTGAAAGCCTACAAGGAATTGCGCAAGAAAGTCGAAAAGGAAATAACGGATAATCAAGGCGACCTCCAGAAGGGTGTCGTTATTTTTGCATCGACTCAAAACGATTTGTTTTGGGTGAAGCATTTGCAGATTTCTGTCAAAACCGATTTCCAATGGGAAAATAAACCAGCGCTTGACCAATTGCGCTATATCTACAAAGCGTACCCATATGCAGGCGTGGTCCTGCCGAGCTTTAAAGGCATCCGTGTGCTGGATACTTCTGTCGGCATCGTCAATGAAGAAGTCTATTATGAATTCGACGCAGGCCTGGAAGTATGGACTGAACAAAAAGGCGTTAGAAGCTCAGGGCGCATCCAAGGGCGCAGCGGTGCCGGCTCTACTGGCGGCGGTGCTGCCGGTGGAAACAGCCCAGTTATCGGAGGCAGCGGCGGCGGAAGCCCGACCGACGAACTGGACCATCGCTTGAAAGAAAACTTGGACCGCTTTTATAAAGACATGGGCTCGAAAATCGAGAAGCTGAAAAAAGAGCGGCGCTGGGAAGAAATCCACGTCATCGGAGAAGCTGAACATGCCCAGTCATTTTCGAAAGTGCTCCACAAAAAGCCAAATAGCTGCATCCACAAAAACCTGATCAATAACAGTGCAGATAAGATTTTGCACGAAGTATTCGAGAAATAA
- a CDS encoding DUF3243 domain-containing protein, with protein MENVDKKVEEKLSNTDSKKKEQILAEFSTFIDYLGDKVAMGEKMGLSEERIAQLASKVADYLAKKEDPKNSEEYLLQRLWQVGDKEEQHMLAHMLVKLAKEQN; from the coding sequence ATGGAAAACGTTGATAAAAAAGTAGAAGAAAAATTGAGCAATACGGATAGTAAAAAGAAAGAACAAATTTTGGCCGAATTCTCGACTTTCATCGATTATTTAGGCGATAAAGTAGCGATGGGCGAGAAAATGGGCTTAAGCGAAGAGCGCATCGCGCAGCTAGCATCCAAAGTAGCTGACTACCTAGCGAAAAAAGAAGATCCGAAAAATAGCGAAGAGTATCTATTGCAGCGCTTGTGGCAAGTAGGCGACAAAGAAGAGCAGCACATGCTTGCACATATGCTAGTGAAATTGGCAAAAGAACAAAACTGA
- a CDS encoding MDR family MFS transporter — MKIRDWNRSLKVRLVGEFFMNTSFWMVFPFLAIYFAEEFGKGMAGLLLIVSQMFSVAANLFGGYFADRFGRKRMLVSAAVAQGFAFLLFAMANSPWLSSPELSFVAFTLAGMCGSLYWPASQAMIADVIPEKYRSDVFAVFYTTLNIAVVIGPLFGAVLFFSYRFELLLAVAVISMLLGLLLRLYTEETLSAAVMDKWKEGNATGWRGAVLTQVKDYGIILKDRVFLLFVVAGVMGAQTFMQLDLVIPVYLKETIDRQTILDFLGREWSVTGETSFGILLAQNGLIVALLTVVITRWMTKFPEKWVFFFSAMLFGLSMAIFPMTSWFWMFFVAMGVFTFAELMIVGLQQSFISKLAPESMRGQYFAAASLRYTIGRMIAPISIPMTAWFGFGWTFIILGTFAVLSGFVYLWMFHLYEKRAVASV; from the coding sequence ATGAAGATCAGGGATTGGAACCGCAGCCTGAAAGTCAGGCTAGTGGGCGAGTTTTTTATGAATACAAGTTTTTGGATGGTGTTCCCATTTCTAGCGATTTATTTTGCAGAAGAATTCGGGAAAGGGATGGCGGGCCTCTTATTGATCGTCTCCCAAATGTTTTCCGTGGCTGCCAATTTGTTTGGCGGCTATTTTGCTGACCGTTTCGGACGCAAGCGTATGCTCGTGTCCGCTGCTGTGGCGCAGGGTTTTGCGTTCTTACTGTTCGCTATGGCAAACTCGCCGTGGCTCAGTTCTCCTGAGCTCAGCTTTGTAGCGTTCACTTTGGCCGGCATGTGCGGCTCCTTGTACTGGCCGGCGAGCCAGGCGATGATTGCAGACGTCATTCCGGAAAAATACCGGAGCGATGTATTCGCGGTGTTTTATACAACGTTGAATATTGCCGTCGTTATCGGCCCTTTGTTCGGCGCGGTGTTGTTTTTCTCTTACCGTTTCGAATTGCTGTTGGCAGTTGCCGTCATTTCGATGCTGCTTGGACTATTGCTGCGCCTTTACACAGAGGAGACCTTATCGGCTGCAGTGATGGATAAATGGAAAGAGGGAAATGCAACTGGCTGGAGAGGCGCAGTGCTGACACAGGTAAAAGATTACGGCATCATTTTGAAGGACCGGGTCTTTTTGCTGTTTGTCGTAGCAGGTGTCATGGGGGCGCAGACCTTCATGCAATTGGATCTTGTCATTCCGGTCTATTTGAAAGAGACAATCGACCGCCAAACGATTCTCGATTTTCTGGGGCGTGAGTGGTCCGTGACCGGAGAAACTTCTTTTGGCATCTTACTGGCGCAAAACGGCTTGATTGTGGCACTTCTGACAGTAGTCATTACGCGGTGGATGACCAAATTCCCGGAGAAATGGGTATTTTTCTTCTCGGCCATGTTGTTCGGCTTATCGATGGCGATTTTCCCGATGACTTCGTGGTTTTGGATGTTCTTTGTGGCGATGGGGGTTTTCACATTCGCTGAATTGATGATTGTCGGGCTGCAGCAAAGCTTCATTTCCAAACTGGCGCCGGAGTCGATGCGCGGTCAGTATTTCGCTGCGGCAAGCCTGCGCTATACGATCGGGCGGATGATTGCGCCGATTTCGATCCCGATGACCGCCTGGTTCGGTTTCGGTTGGACCTTTATCATCCTTGGTACGTTTGCGGTGTTGAGCGGATTCGTTTACCTGTGGATGTTCCATTTATATGAAAAAAGAGCGGTTGCCAGTGTATAA
- a CDS encoding ATP-dependent helicase produces the protein MSDFFERKKQELGVELNKIQKKAVTKTEGPLLLLACPGSGKTTTMIMRIGYLIEERAVQPKRIKAITFSKASATDMLERYARFFPGLAPVDFSTIHSLAFQITRDYLSADDYIMIEGGDSNRLNKKRLLKDIYARENDEPITDDLLEELVSFISFVKNKMVPKKKWKTLDEPFPSAIDILTIYEEYKEHHEPRLVDFDDMLTIAFEALNTDRKLLSKYQQRWDYVMTDESQDTSMVQHAIVEKLVENHRNLCVVADDDQSIYTWRAAEPSYLLKFRQVYPDAYIMKMERNYRSSGTIVNTANQFIKANKLRHDKNMFTDRPEGGPIVIRRLASQEAQLKYLLKELSTLEEYGNVAILYRNNSSSTLLMDELDRLGIPFYMKDADNRFFSHWIVQDILNFMRFSLRPERVDLYSKIASKTNAYWSASQLKQLGRMQPTKQHAFEEITLAITMKDYQLRIIAEQRKSMDALKDMPPLKVIQSIRRDMGYDQMLKSRAEKFGMKLDYLQQILSTLEQIAEPLPTMMDFAKRLKQLEDVTKQAKTEKTDDMLTLSTLHSSKGLEFDRVYLIDLVEGIVPTEEDADDPALLEEARRLFYVGMTRAKRHLELLSYDKESRFVEEVRRIALPKMKRAGIVKQSAPKAPKAKITVPDNPDAVRSVEELRVGANIRHRVFGNGRITDLDDEKVGIQFAKEHKEFLLEICLQYQLLELA, from the coding sequence ATGAGTGATTTTTTTGAACGAAAAAAACAAGAGCTCGGTGTCGAGCTGAATAAAATACAGAAAAAAGCGGTCACCAAGACAGAGGGCCCGCTATTGCTTCTCGCATGCCCGGGTTCCGGGAAAACGACGACCATGATTATGAGAATCGGCTATTTGATCGAAGAAAGAGCCGTGCAGCCAAAGCGCATCAAAGCGATTACCTTCAGCAAGGCATCGGCGACCGATATGCTTGAACGCTATGCACGGTTTTTCCCAGGACTTGCTCCGGTGGATTTTTCCACGATTCATAGCTTGGCTTTTCAAATCACGCGCGACTATCTATCGGCAGACGACTACATCATGATCGAAGGGGGCGATTCGAATCGCCTGAATAAAAAGCGCCTGCTGAAAGACATCTACGCCCGTGAAAACGATGAGCCGATTACCGATGATCTGTTAGAAGAGTTGGTGTCGTTCATCAGTTTTGTGAAAAACAAAATGGTGCCAAAGAAAAAATGGAAGACCTTGGATGAACCTTTCCCAAGCGCCATCGACATTTTAACGATCTACGAAGAGTACAAAGAACATCATGAGCCGAGGCTTGTAGATTTCGATGATATGCTGACAATCGCTTTTGAAGCGCTGAATACAGACCGTAAGCTCTTGTCAAAATATCAGCAACGCTGGGACTATGTCATGACGGATGAAAGCCAAGACACGTCCATGGTCCAGCATGCCATTGTTGAGAAGCTGGTCGAAAACCACCGCAATTTATGCGTCGTGGCGGATGACGACCAGTCCATTTATACGTGGCGGGCGGCGGAGCCGAGCTATTTGCTCAAATTCCGCCAGGTGTACCCGGATGCCTATATCATGAAGATGGAACGCAATTACCGATCATCTGGGACCATTGTCAACACGGCCAATCAATTCATCAAAGCGAATAAATTGCGCCATGATAAAAACATGTTCACCGACAGGCCAGAAGGCGGACCGATCGTTATTCGGCGCCTCGCCTCGCAAGAAGCTCAGTTGAAGTATTTGTTAAAAGAACTTTCCACTCTTGAGGAATACGGAAATGTTGCGATTTTGTACCGCAATAATTCCTCTTCGACCTTGCTGATGGATGAGCTGGATCGCCTCGGCATCCCTTTCTATATGAAAGATGCGGACAACCGCTTTTTCAGCCATTGGATTGTCCAGGACATTTTAAATTTTATGCGTTTCAGCCTGCGTCCGGAACGGGTGGATTTATATTCCAAGATCGCTTCAAAGACCAACGCCTACTGGTCCGCCTCTCAGCTCAAGCAATTAGGGCGGATGCAGCCGACAAAGCAGCATGCGTTTGAAGAAATCACCTTGGCCATTACCATGAAGGATTACCAGCTTCGGATCATCGCAGAACAGCGGAAATCGATGGACGCATTGAAGGATATGCCGCCTTTGAAAGTGATTCAGTCCATCCGGCGCGATATGGGCTATGACCAGATGCTCAAAAGCCGTGCGGAGAAATTCGGCATGAAGCTCGATTACTTACAGCAGATTCTCAGCACGCTCGAACAAATTGCCGAACCGCTTCCAACGATGATGGATTTCGCGAAACGCTTGAAACAGCTGGAAGACGTGACAAAGCAGGCGAAAACTGAAAAGACCGATGATATGTTGACATTGTCCACGTTGCATAGCTCAAAAGGCTTGGAGTTTGACCGGGTTTATTTGATTGATTTGGTGGAAGGGATTGTGCCAACAGAAGAAGACGCCGACGATCCTGCGTTGCTGGAGGAAGCAAGGCGCTTGTTCTATGTTGGCATGACACGTGCAAAACGCCACCTGGAATTGCTCAGCTACGACAAGGAATCGCGCTTCGTGGAAGAAGTGCGGCGCATCGCCTTGCCGAAAATGAAGCGCGCGGGAATCGTTAAACAATCAGCGCCGAAAGCCCCGAAAGCAAAAATTACAGTGCCGGACAATCCCGATGCGGTCCGTTCTGTAGAGGAATTGCGGGTGGGTGCGAATATACGCCACCGCGTCTTCGGGAATGGGCGGATTACGGATTTGGATGACGAGAAAGTCGGCATCCAGTTTGCCAAAGAGCATAAAGAGTTTCTATTGGAAATTTGCCTGCAATATCAATTGCTCGAACTGGCATAA
- a CDS encoding YwbE family protein, whose translation MDGKKRSDVKPGLEVNVILKKDQRTGKKTKGVVKDLLTNSATHPHGIKVRLEDGQVGRVCEILNSK comes from the coding sequence ATGGACGGGAAAAAAAGAAGCGATGTAAAGCCGGGGCTTGAAGTGAACGTGATCTTGAAAAAAGATCAGCGGACTGGCAAGAAAACAAAAGGCGTCGTCAAAGATTTATTGACGAACTCAGCGACGCATCCTCACGGCATTAAAGTGCGCCTGGAGGACGGGCAAGTTGGCCGTGTCTGTGAAATTCTAAACAGCAAGTGA
- a CDS encoding YsnF/AvaK domain-containing protein, translating to MANNKFMGTFDTETEVLKKIEDMKAQGSREEDMYVMARNEDQISMVRGRTDVDYKSSEGNWMDKFMGFLSGNEPTREAFSNMGVDQAEADRYYNDVQNGKILLFVDREFGANYEGAAPYDNTSYGNVDSTESSGTVDSTTSQRKVDNSAVARDGLTVDTNDENDVAYNTERDSLGSETAGVDRERGTGFGLGAEDRTTDDVNATGTHRATSDFNDDVTNRNRTVEDIDRDLDRAGTEEERLRLHEERLQVNKERVQTGEVHVDKHVVEEEQTLEVPVEREEVYVERRPVNEETTTGTHNYSEGEDIHVPVSEERVDVTKKDVVSEEISIGKNKVQDTEHVSETVRKEEADIHTDGDLVEEDDFDRKDRTDRDRL from the coding sequence ATGGCTAACAATAAATTCATGGGAACATTCGACACAGAAACAGAAGTATTGAAAAAGATCGAAGACATGAAAGCGCAAGGCTCACGTGAAGAAGACATGTATGTGATGGCCCGCAACGAAGACCAGATCTCAATGGTACGCGGACGCACAGACGTGGATTACAAATCATCTGAAGGCAATTGGATGGATAAATTCATGGGCTTCCTATCCGGCAATGAACCAACGCGCGAAGCCTTCTCCAATATGGGTGTGGACCAAGCAGAAGCAGACCGCTATTACAATGATGTCCAAAACGGCAAGATTCTCTTGTTCGTTGACCGTGAATTCGGTGCGAACTATGAAGGAGCAGCGCCATACGACAATACGAGCTACGGCAATGTCGACAGCACGGAAAGCTCAGGGACTGTCGATAGCACGACTAGCCAGAGAAAAGTCGACAACTCGGCTGTGGCACGCGATGGCTTGACTGTCGATACCAATGATGAAAACGATGTAGCGTATAATACAGAGCGCGATTCCTTAGGTTCTGAAACTGCGGGCGTCGACAGAGAACGTGGTACTGGATTCGGCCTCGGAGCAGAAGACCGTACGACAGACGATGTCAATGCGACAGGCACTCATCGTGCGACTTCTGATTTCAACGATGATGTGACAAACCGCAACCGCACAGTCGAAGATATCGACCGCGACCTAGACCGTGCAGGAACTGAAGAAGAACGCCTACGCTTGCACGAAGAGCGTTTGCAAGTCAATAAAGAACGCGTCCAAACGGGCGAAGTCCACGTCGACAAGCATGTCGTCGAGGAAGAGCAAACACTTGAAGTACCGGTTGAGCGCGAAGAAGTATATGTGGAGCGCCGCCCGGTGAACGAAGAAACTACAACTGGCACGCACAATTATTCAGAAGGCGAAGATATCCATGTGCCGGTTTCTGAAGAACGCGTCGATGTAACGAAAAAAGATGTTGTTTCCGAAGAAATCTCCATCGGCAAAAACAAAGTACAGGATACAGAGCATGTCAGCGAAACAGTCCGCAAAGAAGAAGCTGACATCCACACAGACGGCGACTTGGTCGAAGAAGACGACTTTGATCGTAAAGACCGTACAGACCGCGATAGACTATAA